A stretch of Camelina sativa cultivar DH55 chromosome 18, Cs, whole genome shotgun sequence DNA encodes these proteins:
- the LOC104762910 gene encoding protein DA1-related 7-like codes for MWWCLSCFKPSTKHDPSEDRFEAETTIVTDISLYEDVILRQRKSEADQIEWAIQDGYNPQETSGRRRRRQREQDHQVARGLQYKEETELDKSLVDEEDQLLSKIVEESLKEKGKRKQFEDALVENDEQHALILQQSLYMVEPPQENKNITPIPPLNEDTQESCKGKGQIDLNVNRPHSICDGCNSAIEYGKRSVNALGVNCHPECFCCLYCDNPIPMHEFSNTKGRCHITCYKERRHPNCYVCKKKIPSSVEGIKYNEHSFWKEKYCPSHEVDGTPKCCSCERLEPWGTKYVMLADNRWLCVKCMECAVMDTYECQPLHFEIREFFESLNMKVEKEFPLLLVEKEALNKAEAQEKIDNQHGVVTRGICLSEEQFVDSVLKRPIMGPNKELVGMVTEPQRVIGGCEVTAILILYGLPRLLTGYILAHEMMHAWLRLNGYRNLKLELEEGICQVLGHMWLESQTYSTTSAASSSSSHTPAASSSKKGAKSDYEKKLVEFCKDQIETDDSPVYGLGYKKVNKMVSDSSLHKILKSIPHWTKPDSNL; via the exons ATGTGGTGGTGTCTGTCCTGCTTTAAACCTTCCACTAAACATGATCCCTCTGAG GATCGTTTTGAAGCAGAAACCACTATTGTTACAGATATTTCACTGTATGAAGATGTCATCTTACGTCAGAGAAAATCAGAAGCTGATCAAATTGAATGGGCCATTCAAGATGGCTATAACCCGCAAGAAACTTCtggtcgtcgtcgtcgtcgtcagcGAGAGCAGGATCATCAGGTAGCGCGTGGTTTGCAGTACAAGGAAGAAACCGAGCTTGATAAATCTTTGGTTGACGAAGAAGATCAGCTGCTTTCTAAGATTGTTGAAGAGAGTTTGAAGGAGAAAGGCAAAAGAAAGCAATTTGAAGATGCTCTTGTGGAGAATGATGAACAACATGCTCTAATTCTTCAGCAGAGTCTATACATGGTGGAGCCtcctcaagaaaataaaaacattaccCCAATACCTCCGCTGAACGAAGATACGCAGGAGAGTTGCAAGGGTAAGGGCCAAATAGATCTTAACGTGAACCGTCCTCATAG CATTTGTGATGGTTGCAATTCTGCGATTGAATATGGAAAAAGATCTGTTAATGCCTTGGGTGTTAATTGTCATCCtgaatgtttttgttgtctttatTGCGACAATCCAATCCCTATGCACGAG ttttcaaaCACAAAAGGGAGGTGTCATATAACCTGCTACAAGGAGCGTCGTCACCCAAATTGCTATGTCTGCAAAAAGAAG ATTCCTTCATCCGTGGAAGGTATAAAGTATAATGAACATTCGTTCTGGAAGGAAAAATACTGCCCTTCTCATGAAGTTGATGGAACTCCCAAGTGTTGCAGTTGTGAGAGATTAGAG CCCTGGGGGACGAAGTATGTAATGCTTGCTGACAATCGTTGGCTATGCGTAAAATGTATGGAATGCGCGGTTATGGATACTTATGAATGCCAACCTTTGCACTTTGAAATCCGTGAGTTCTTCGAAAGCTTAAATATGAAGGTTGAGAAAGAGTTTCCTCTTCTTTTGGTGGAGAAAGAAGCGCTAAATAAAGCTGAGGCGCAAGAAAAGATT GACAATCAGCATGGGGTTGTAACCAGAGGTATTTGTCTGTCTGAAGAGCAGTTCGTTGATAGT GTCTTAAAAAGGCCAATCATGGGGCCGAACAAGGAGCTAGTAGGCATGGTTACAGAACCACAAAGGGTTATTGGTGGATGTGAGGTCACTGCAATTCTTATCCTTTATGGACTTCCTAG GTTACTAACTGGATATATCTTGGCTCATGAGATGATGCATGCTTGGCTAAGACTCAACG GTTATAGGAATCTTAAGTTAGAGTTAGAAGAAGGAATATGCCAAGTGCTAGGCCATATGTGGTTGGAGTCACAGACCTACTCCACCACTTCTgcagcttcttcgtcttcgtcccACACTCCAGCTGCTAGTTCATCAAAGAAAGGTGCTAAATCTGATTACGAGAAGAAACTGGTGGAGTTTTGCAAGGATCAGATAGAAACAGACGATTCACCTGTCTATGGTCTTGGATACAAGAAAGTTAACAAGATGGTCTCAGACTCGAGCCTCCATAAAATCCTGAAAAGTATTCCACACTGGACGAAACCAGATTCAAATCTTTGA